CTTTCCCCTTCACGAAGCCGGCTCCGGGGCACGCTCACCCCTGTGAGGAGGCCGGAGGTCGGACTCAGAAGGCTCCTTCTCCACTCCCGGAAGATCATGTACCAGCCCAGCCGGGGTGTGGCCCGGCTTCTCGGCCCTTGCCTGCGCGCCTACCAGGCTCGACCCCAGGTGAGAGCGGAGGAGAAgcgggagggaggagagggggcgGGGAGAGACCCTCCTCAAAGCCGGTGCGTGGGGCGGAGCGCGCGCCGGGttccgcgcaggcgcagagacaCCCGCCGCCCCTTCCCACCTGTGCCCTGCAGCGCGTGGACAGGCTAGGTAGGGGTCGCGGGAGCGGGAGGGCGGCGCTGCCGGGCCTGTCGCGCAAGGACGTCGGTCCTCCCAGGTTTGAGGGCGGTCAGGCGGGGTCAAGGCCAGGCAGCGGGGCGCGTCTGCGTTGCGCCCGACTCTCCGCCGTTACCTGTGCCTAGAGGTGATTTGAAGGGCAGGGGCGGAGAGATTCGCAGGCCTGCCGCGGCGCCGTCCCGGAGTTCCCCGGCCCAGACTAGACCCGCGGGGCGCCCTCAGCAGCCCGCGCGTCTTGCACTCGGAGAGCAGTCCTGGCAGGAAGGCCGGCCAGTGTGCACCCGCTTCGGGCCCCTGCGCCggggctggcaagatggccacgCCCCCAGCAGAGACGGCGCCTCTAGGACACCATCGGGGACCGAGGTACCCGAGCGGTCCGCCCGCCTTCCCTGCAGTGAGACGATCCCCTGGGGGGTTCCTTGGGAGCGGAGAGACTCGAGTGAGGCCTGACTTTGGGTGACCTCCCCTTGCAGTTTCAACGTCGGTAAACCCAGGAGAATGAAGGCCAGCCTTTAACTGTCTCCTGAGGTTATGTCTGTCATTAGAGGGGCCCGAAATGGTAATAGCTTCCATTTATGTACTGCTTTCTAGGTCGCTACGTTTTGtttacattcattatttcatataGGCCTCATAACCCAGTGAGGCTTTATTGTTCTCATTTATAGGACATTTGTAGGAAGCGGAGGCATAGGGAATGAGAATGCCTAAAGTTACATGATAGAATTAGAATTCAGATTCCTAGCTTCAgctgaatattcttttttctctgtacaTTTGCCTCGCACACTTAATCATGGAGATGTACAGGCCACAGCATTTAATCCACAGTACAATAAAACCTGTTATTCGTTCACTCATCAAGTGTGTATTACATGATTCTTGGGATGAGAGAGGTGAAACTGCCCCCAGtgttggaatcttttttttttttgaaatggaatcttgctccgtcacccaggctgaagtgcgttggcaccatctctgctcactgcaacctccgtctcctgggttcaagcaattctgcctcagcctcccgagtagctgggactacaggctcccgccactacacccggctaatttttttgtatttttagtagagacggggtgtcaccatattgggtGACACTAGACCTcctagacctcgtgatccgcccgcctcggcctcccaaagtgctgggattacaggcatgagccaccgcgcccggcccggtgTTGGAATCTTAAAgaaatgtggccgggcgtggtggctcacgcctgtaatcccagcactttgggaggccaaggtgggcggattacctgaggtcaggagttcaagaacagcctggccaacatggtgaaaccccatctctaactaaaaatacaaaaactagccgggcgtggtgaagggtgcctgtaatcccagctactcgggaggctgaggcaggagaatggcttgaacccaggaggcggcggttgcagtaaCCTGAgttcgcgccaatgcactccagcctgggcaacagtgagacttcgtctcaaaaaaagaaaaaaaagtaaagatgtcTGCTAATTTTTGGGAGGTGCCGGTATTTGTGTCACATAAAACGGTTTCCTCGGCTGGGCGCTGTGGgtcacgccttgtaatcccagcactttaggaggccgaggcgggtggatcacgaggtcaagagatgaaaaccggccgggcgcggtggctcacgcttgtaatcccagcactttgggaggccgaggcgggcggatcatgaggtcaggagatcgagaccacggtgaaaccccgtctctactaaaaatacaaaaaaattagccgggcgtggtggtgggcgcctgtagtcccagctacacggagaggctgaggcaggagaatggcgtgaacccgggaggcggagcttgcagtgagccgagactgcgccactgcactccagcctgggcgacagagcgagactccgtctcaaaaaaaaaaaaaaaaagagatgaaaaccatcctggctaacatggtgaaaccccgtctctactaaaaatacaaaaactagctgggcgtggtggcacgcgcctgtagtcccagctactcgggaggctgaggcaggagaatcacttgaacccgggaggcggaggttgcagtgagctgagatcgcgctactgcactccagcctggcaacagagcgagactccatctcaaaataataaaataaaatgatttcctcctgttttcagtagagatggagatgAATCCATCCCTTTTTTCCTATAGTAATTCCATCCATTCTGTGAGGAGGAATAGGTATTGGAAGCCTGTTGAGCACCCAGGGGATGAAGCGGTGTTAGGCAAGTGGATTCttatctttttcccttttgttctGTCTCCTTAGGACCAGCTTTATCCAGGGACTCTACCATTCCCACCTCTTTGGCCCCCCTCCACGACAACCACTTCCCCATCTTCTCTACTCTGGTCTCCCCTGCCCCCGCGCCTTCCCACCCAGCGTCTTCCCCAGGTTCCCCCACTACCTCTCCCTCAGATCCAGGCCCTCAGCTCAGCATGGGTGGTTCTCCCTCCAGGAAAGCGGGAGGAGGGACCAGGACCTGAGTTGCATAGCGGCTGCCTGGATGGGCTTAGAAGCCTTTTTGAGGGACCTCCCTGCCCCTATCCTGGGGCTTGGATACCTTTCCAAGTCCCTGGAACTGCCCACCCTTCCCCTGCCACCCCGTCAGGAGATCCTAGTATGGAGGAACATCTGTCTGTCATGTATGAGAGACTGAGACAAGAGGTAAGTCAGTGCAAAAGTGGCCTTCATCTACAGTGCGAAGGGATGTGGGTAATCCTTGGAAGTAGGGAGTTAGTCAACTGGATTCTTTTTTGGAACCATGGGCAGGCATAGAAACgtattataaacattttcctgAGAAAATGATGTTCcggaggcacggtggctcaaagtgctgtaatcccagcactttgggaggctgaggcaggtggatcacctgaagtcaggagttcaagaccagcctggccaacatggtgaaaccccatctctactaaaaatacaaaaggcaggcgtggtggcagaggcctataatcccagctactcaggaggctgaggcaggagaatcgcttgaacccaggaggtgcagtgaacggagatagctccattgcactccagcctgggcaacagagcgagactctgtctcaaaaaaaaaaaaaaaaaagcaaaaaagaaaatgatgttccTCACTTTGGGTTAAGGGAGATTAATCATGGGATGAGATCTTTCACGCCAAGACGGGAGTAAGGAGgccttaaaaatagaaaactggtCCTGGCACGTGGCTCAtgctcctagcactttgggaggctgaagcaggcagatcacaaggtcaggagttcaagaccagcctggccaacacagtgaaaccccatctctaactaaaaatacaaaaattagctgggcatggtggtgggtgcctgtaatcccagttactcgggaggctgaggcaggagaatcgcttgaacctgggaggcagaggttgcagtgagccgagattacacctctgcactccagcctgggtgacagagctagacactgtctcaaaaaaaaaaaaaaaaagaaaactgaaaaatagaattatcttttctttcccaCTGGGTTGATGCCATCTTCTTCCACCTAGCTTCCCAAGCTCTTCCTTCAGTCCCACGACTACAGTCTGTATTCCTTGGATGTGGAATTCATCAATGAGATCCTCAACATACGTACCAAGTGAGAATTGGGGCACAGGTAGGGCCTTGGGGAGGAAAAGCATCCAAAGCTATATACATGACCCTTTTCACTTCCCAGAGAAGTTCCTAGACTGCTTCTCACATCTGTTCCCCATTCCTTAGAAGTCAGTTTGGTTTTCTAATTCTGCCATCATGAGATTTCTTTCCCATCCCTTCTTCACAGGGGCCGGACATGGTACATTCTTTCACTGACCCTCTGCCGTTTCCTGGCCTGGAATTATTTTGCACACCTTCGTTTGGAGGTTCTACAGCTGACCCGCCACCCTGAGAATTGGACCCTGCAAGCCCGGTGGCGGCTTGTAGGGCTGCCCATCCACTTGCTCTTTTTGCGGTTCTACAAGCGTGACAAAGATGAGCATTACCGgtaagagagaaatgagaaaggacCCAAACTATAATCagttccctcttttttttttttttttttttgaga
The sequence above is drawn from the Nomascus leucogenys isolate Asia chromosome 22a, Asia_NLE_v1, whole genome shotgun sequence genome and encodes:
- the C22AH6orf136 gene encoding LOW QUALITY PROTEIN: uncharacterized protein C6orf136 homolog (The sequence of the model RefSeq protein was modified relative to this genomic sequence to represent the inferred CDS: deleted 3 bases in 2 codons), which codes for MYQPSRGVARLLGPCLRAYQARPQVSGGEAGGRRGGGERPSSKPVRGAERAPGSAQAQRHPPPLPTCALQRVDRLVGVAGAGGRRCRACRARTSVLPGLRAVRRGQGQAAGRVCVAPDSPPLPVPRGDLKGRGGEIRRPAAAPSRSSPAQTRPAGRPQQPARLALGEQSWQEGRPVCTRFGPLRRGWQDGHAPSRDGASRTPSGTEDQLYPGTLPFPPLWPPSTTTTSPSSLLWSPLPPRLPTQRLPQVPPLPLPQIQALSSAWVVLPPGKREEGPGPELHSGCLDGLRSLFEGPPCPYPGAWIPFQVPGTAHPSPATPSGDPSMEEHLSVMYERLRQELPKLFLQSHDYSLYSLDVEFINEILNIRTKGRTWYILSLTLCRFLAWNYFAHLRLEVLQLTRHPENWTLQARWRLVGLPIHLLFLRFYKRDKDEHYRTYDAYSTFYLNSSGLICRHHLDKLMPSHSPPTPVKKLLVGALVALGLSEPEPDLNLCSKP